One genomic window of Inquilinus sp. KBS0705 includes the following:
- the treZ gene encoding malto-oligosyltrehalose trehalohydrolase: MAANGDILKKQPGITFLDDGLASILLWAPKAQQAAIYLPERNVTLPLDKGIRRYWTLKTPDVQPNDRYYFILDDNEKLPDPASRAQPDGVHGASQAISLNNFAWSDTKWRNPALENYLIYELHTGTFTPEGTFAAIESKLDYIKSLGITAIELMPVAQFPGSRNWGYDGVFPYAVQNTYGGAHGLMQLVNACHNAGLAVILDVVYNHLGPEGNYFNQFGPYFTSKYQTPWGNAINFDDAGCDEVRNYFVQNVLMWFRDFKIDALRLDAVHAIKDFSPKHILKEMRQAVDKLTAETGRSHYLIIEFDLNDQRFINPVNEEGYGMDAQWIDEFHHALRVTAGGDRNGYYADFEGIKHLAKSYRDAYVYDGIYSAERQKTFGTKTDNPGRQFVVFSQNHDHVGNRMLGERSSTLFSFEMQKLMAAAVMVSPYLPMLFMGEEYSEQNPFLYFVSHTDEQLIQAVRQGRKDEFKAFHAQGEAPNPQAAETFERSKLNWESQNNAQQTNMLQYYKKLIKLRKTLPALRNPNRKNLSVSYNEDQQTLTLYRREGDNRVYCFMNFSKQQQQFDMPAGDLKIALDSAENEDHPGNILQPESIIIYTN; the protein is encoded by the coding sequence ATGGCAGCAAACGGAGATATTTTAAAAAAGCAGCCGGGCATCACTTTTTTAGATGATGGTTTAGCCAGCATTTTACTTTGGGCCCCAAAAGCCCAGCAGGCTGCTATATACTTGCCCGAAAGAAATGTAACGTTGCCGCTTGATAAAGGCATACGGAGATATTGGACGCTTAAAACACCGGATGTACAACCCAACGACCGTTACTACTTTATCTTAGACGATAATGAAAAACTGCCGGACCCGGCCTCGCGTGCGCAACCTGATGGTGTGCATGGTGCATCGCAGGCCATAAGCCTAAATAACTTTGCGTGGAGCGATACTAAATGGCGAAACCCTGCTTTAGAAAACTACCTGATATATGAGTTGCATACCGGCACATTTACCCCCGAGGGTACTTTCGCGGCGATAGAATCGAAACTTGACTATATAAAAAGCTTAGGCATAACCGCCATAGAGCTAATGCCGGTTGCCCAATTTCCCGGCAGTCGCAACTGGGGCTATGACGGGGTTTTCCCCTACGCGGTACAAAATACTTACGGCGGAGCCCATGGGCTGATGCAACTGGTAAATGCCTGCCATAATGCTGGGCTGGCTGTAATATTGGATGTGGTGTATAACCACCTGGGGCCCGAGGGTAATTACTTCAACCAATTTGGCCCTTACTTTACCAGCAAGTATCAAACGCCATGGGGTAATGCCATCAACTTTGATGATGCCGGATGCGACGAGGTACGCAACTACTTTGTACAAAACGTACTCATGTGGTTCCGCGATTTTAAGATAGACGCTTTGCGTTTAGATGCCGTGCACGCCATAAAAGATTTTAGCCCCAAACATATTTTAAAAGAGATGCGCCAGGCCGTAGATAAGCTAACGGCCGAAACGGGGCGTTCGCATTACCTCATCATCGAGTTTGATTTGAACGACCAGAGATTCATCAACCCTGTAAACGAAGAGGGTTACGGCATGGATGCGCAATGGATAGATGAATTTCATCATGCCTTGCGGGTAACTGCAGGCGGCGATCGCAACGGCTATTACGCAGATTTTGAAGGGATAAAACACCTGGCAAAATCGTACCGCGATGCTTATGTATATGATGGTATATATTCGGCTGAGCGGCAGAAAACCTTTGGCACCAAAACAGATAACCCGGGCAGGCAATTTGTAGTATTTTCTCAAAACCACGACCATGTGGGTAACCGTATGCTGGGCGAACGCAGTAGCACCTTGTTTAGCTTCGAAATGCAAAAACTAATGGCTGCGGCGGTAATGGTAAGCCCTTATTTGCCTATGCTGTTTATGGGCGAAGAGTACAGTGAGCAAAACCCTTTCTTATACTTTGTAAGCCATACCGATGAGCAACTGATACAAGCAGTAAGGCAGGGCCGTAAGGATGAATTCAAAGCTTTTCATGCACAAGGCGAAGCCCCGAACCCTCAAGCTGCCGAAACTTTTGAAAGGTCTAAATTGAACTGGGAAAGTCAGAATAATGCGCAACAAACGAACATGCTGCAGTACTACAAAAAGCTTATTAAGCTACGTAAAACCCTGCCTGCATTGCGCAACCCTAACCGCAAAAACCTATCGGTAAGTTATAACGAAGATCAACAAACTTTAACCCTATACCGCCGTGAGGGCGATAACCGTGTTTATTGCTTTATGAACTTTTCTAAACAGCAGCAGCAGTTTGATATGCCCGCCGGAGACCTAAAGATTGCATTAGATTCAGCTGAGAACGAGGATCATCCCGGCAACATACTGCAACCCGAGTCGATAATTATTTACACAAACTAA
- the treY gene encoding malto-oligosyltrehalose synthase: MFNPISTYRIQFHKDFTFANLEQIIPYLAKLGVKTLYASPIFNAVPGSNHGYDGVDPLSINPEIGTLAQLKQVSNKLKQVGISWLQDIVPNHMAFHHHNKWLMDLLKNGPESPYRNYFDQSLADEAFFKGPIMVPFLGDDLETVIQNDQLQIISEENDYFLSYADQKWPLNSTSTANLTPADLNELNKDKDKLLTIAKQQFYRLCNWKETDEIINFRRFFTVNSLICINIQHQEVFDHFHQLIATLLQEDIIQGLRIDHIDGLYNPQQYLERLRKLAGDKTYIVVEKILESGEELPAWPIQGTTGYDFLAQVNNLFTNRKSEKTFTQFYQELTGKKKPVSQQIHDKKNLILTRHMNGELENLASYFIGLGLGDETNRDAIKNGIARVLVSLPVYRFYGNSLPLAEAEKQELSKILEDVKGEVLQPLITEGDDSYNQRALSFYQRCMQFSGPLMAKGVEDTLMYTYNRFIDHNEVGDSPHTFGLPVDDLHALMMQRRLQWPLSLNATATHDTKRGEGARARLNVLSNLSDEWIKKVTEWQTMNAELKVGGAPDNNDEYFIYQTLIGVYPMPGEDTEGFIIRLNDYLEKTLREAKRHSDWAEPNEDYEDAAKYFVEGLLDTKRPFWVDFESFHQKVSDLGIVNSLAQLTLKLTCPGIPDIYQGCELWDLSMVDPDNRRPVDYEIRQKFIDDNNADIKKLWKNRFNGHIKAWLLQHLLQLRTKFVDVFENGDYIPLTVSGKHKDEAIAFARVYDDKWLVTIVPIRANADLHDTYVHLPADAPVCYENVFTKASGVVNNKIKISKLLKELPVAVLQLSKSVNPRSAGVLLHITSLPSKFGIGDLGPQARRFVSLLKSSYQRYWQILPLNSVSADSAFSPYSSTSSQAGNILLISPEVLVEDGLLTLNDISQYDQQESGKVNFERAEQIKRGLLDQAWAVYSTHPSEQLKQDFESFCTQEKYWLDDYALYCFLKDQHSQAPWNEWPDKFKFRDQKALADLSKTHTEALEKIKWLQFIFTRHWKKLKEYSNKMGVSIFGDLPFYISYDSADVWANPDIFGLDEDLQMINVSGVPPDYFNSNGQRWGMPVYNWKKLKEQKYEWWVNRIKKNLQWYDMLRLDHFRAFAAYWAVPAQEETAINGEWINGPGEGLFNTLLAALPNLPLVAEDLGEIDDDVYALKDKFALPGMKVLQFAFGDDMAQSGHILHHHTPGQLVYTGTHDNNTTLGWFRHDAGKKAIKNLEKYSRGDISEKNVAKTMIRLAMASVCNCTIVPLQDWLGMDERSRMNTPAGESGNNWRWQLMEDELTNIPLGKMRKLAVFFDRI, encoded by the coding sequence ATGTTTAACCCGATATCAACTTATCGTATACAATTTCATAAAGATTTTACCTTTGCAAACCTGGAGCAGATCATCCCCTACCTGGCTAAGTTGGGTGTAAAAACACTGTACGCTTCGCCCATATTTAATGCTGTGCCGGGCAGCAACCACGGCTATGACGGGGTAGACCCGCTTAGCATTAACCCCGAGATAGGCACATTAGCACAGTTAAAACAGGTAAGTAATAAACTAAAGCAGGTTGGTATAAGCTGGCTGCAAGATATTGTGCCCAATCACATGGCTTTTCATCACCATAACAAATGGTTAATGGATCTGCTAAAAAATGGCCCCGAATCTCCTTATCGTAACTACTTTGATCAAAGCCTTGCCGATGAAGCTTTTTTTAAAGGCCCCATTATGGTTCCGTTTTTGGGTGATGACCTGGAAACCGTTATACAAAATGACCAGCTGCAAATTATCAGCGAAGAGAACGATTACTTTTTAAGCTATGCTGATCAAAAGTGGCCCCTCAATTCAACCTCGACCGCAAACCTAACCCCGGCAGATTTAAATGAGCTAAACAAGGATAAAGACAAACTATTAACCATTGCAAAACAGCAATTTTACCGCTTATGTAATTGGAAAGAAACAGATGAAATCATCAATTTCAGGCGGTTTTTTACTGTAAATAGCCTTATTTGTATCAATATACAACACCAGGAAGTATTTGACCATTTTCATCAATTGATAGCAACCTTACTGCAGGAAGATATTATACAAGGCCTGCGTATAGACCATATAGACGGCTTATATAACCCGCAGCAATATTTAGAGCGCCTGCGCAAACTTGCCGGCGATAAAACATATATTGTTGTAGAAAAAATTTTAGAATCAGGCGAAGAATTACCCGCCTGGCCTATACAAGGCACAACAGGATATGACTTTTTAGCGCAAGTTAATAACCTGTTCACCAACCGCAAAAGCGAAAAAACATTCACCCAATTTTACCAGGAACTTACCGGCAAAAAAAAACCGGTGAGCCAACAGATACACGATAAAAAAAATCTGATACTAACCAGGCACATGAATGGGGAACTGGAAAACCTTGCCAGCTACTTTATTGGGTTAGGATTAGGAGATGAGACTAACCGCGATGCTATAAAAAACGGAATTGCCCGGGTACTGGTGAGCCTGCCTGTTTATCGCTTTTATGGCAATAGCTTGCCGCTGGCCGAGGCCGAAAAGCAGGAGCTAAGCAAAATATTGGAAGATGTTAAAGGAGAGGTGTTACAACCGCTCATTACAGAGGGAGATGACAGCTATAACCAAAGAGCATTAAGTTTTTACCAGCGATGCATGCAATTTAGCGGGCCATTAATGGCAAAAGGTGTAGAAGATACTTTAATGTACACCTACAACCGCTTTATAGATCATAACGAAGTAGGCGATTCGCCACATACGTTTGGCCTTCCTGTGGACGACCTTCATGCGCTGATGATGCAGCGCCGTTTGCAATGGCCGTTATCGCTTAACGCAACCGCCACACACGACACCAAACGCGGCGAGGGCGCACGGGCCAGGCTCAATGTACTCAGCAACCTTAGCGATGAATGGATAAAAAAGGTTACCGAGTGGCAAACTATGAATGCTGAGTTAAAGGTAGGCGGCGCACCTGATAACAACGACGAGTATTTTATTTACCAAACCCTTATTGGTGTTTACCCAATGCCAGGCGAGGATACAGAAGGCTTTATAATCCGTTTGAACGATTACCTGGAAAAAACACTTCGCGAAGCAAAGCGCCATTCCGACTGGGCCGAACCAAACGAAGATTATGAAGATGCTGCCAAATATTTTGTAGAAGGTCTATTAGACACAAAGCGGCCATTTTGGGTTGACTTTGAAAGCTTCCATCAAAAAGTAAGCGATTTGGGTATTGTAAATTCGCTTGCCCAGCTTACTTTAAAGCTTACCTGCCCCGGCATACCCGATATTTACCAGGGCTGCGAACTGTGGGACCTGAGCATGGTTGACCCGGATAACCGCAGGCCTGTTGATTATGAGATAAGGCAAAAATTTATTGATGACAATAATGCTGATATAAAGAAACTTTGGAAAAACAGGTTTAACGGGCATATTAAAGCCTGGCTGTTGCAGCACCTTTTGCAACTAAGGACAAAATTTGTTGATGTTTTTGAAAACGGCGATTATATTCCTTTAACCGTTAGCGGCAAGCACAAGGATGAGGCAATTGCTTTTGCAAGAGTTTATGATGATAAATGGCTTGTAACCATTGTACCCATACGGGCAAATGCCGACCTGCACGATACCTATGTGCATTTACCCGCTGATGCACCTGTTTGTTACGAAAACGTGTTTACAAAGGCAAGTGGCGTAGTTAACAATAAAATAAAAATAAGCAAATTATTAAAGGAGCTACCGGTAGCCGTACTGCAATTAAGCAAATCGGTAAATCCCCGCAGCGCGGGCGTTTTGCTGCATATTACGTCCTTACCATCAAAGTTTGGCATCGGCGATCTTGGGCCACAAGCCAGGCGCTTTGTTAGCCTGTTAAAAAGCAGTTATCAGCGGTATTGGCAAATTCTGCCGCTCAATTCGGTAAGTGCAGATAGTGCTTTTTCGCCTTATAGTTCCACATCAAGCCAGGCAGGGAATATCCTATTGATAAGTCCGGAAGTATTGGTGGAAGACGGGTTATTAACCTTAAACGACATTAGTCAGTACGATCAGCAAGAAAGCGGGAAAGTAAATTTTGAAAGAGCAGAGCAAATTAAGCGAGGCTTGCTTGACCAGGCCTGGGCTGTTTACAGCACCCATCCGTCCGAACAACTAAAGCAAGATTTTGAGTCGTTTTGCACGCAGGAAAAGTACTGGCTGGACGATTATGCGCTTTACTGCTTTTTAAAAGATCAGCATAGTCAGGCTCCATGGAATGAGTGGCCCGATAAATTCAAATTCAGGGACCAAAAGGCATTAGCTGATTTATCCAAAACACATACTGAGGCATTGGAAAAGATTAAATGGCTGCAATTTATATTTACCCGCCACTGGAAAAAGCTAAAGGAATATAGTAATAAAATGGGGGTTAGCATTTTTGGTGACCTACCCTTTTACATTAGTTACGACTCGGCGGACGTATGGGCTAACCCGGATATATTCGGTCTGGATGAAGACCTGCAAATGATCAATGTGTCCGGCGTGCCGCCAGACTATTTTAACAGCAACGGACAACGCTGGGGCATGCCTGTGTATAATTGGAAAAAATTAAAAGAGCAAAAATACGAGTGGTGGGTAAACCGTATCAAAAAAAACCTGCAATGGTACGATATGCTACGGCTTGACCATTTTAGGGCATTTGCCGCTTATTGGGCCGTGCCTGCACAAGAAGAAACCGCTATAAACGGGGAATGGATCAATGGTCCGGGCGAGGGCCTTTTTAATACACTGTTAGCTGCCTTACCCAATTTGCCGCTGGTAGCCGAAGACCTTGGAGAAATAGATGATGACGTTTATGCACTTAAAGATAAATTTGCCCTGCCGGGGATGAAGGTATTGCAATTTGCCTTTGGTGATGATATGGCACAGTCGGGCCATATACTGCATCACCATACGCCGGGGCAGCTGGTTTATACCGGTACGCACGATAATAATACCACACTGGGTTGGTTTAGGCATGATGCCGGCAAAAAAGCAATCAAAAATTTAGAAAAGTACTCGAGGGGTGATATAAGCGAAAAAAATGTGGCCAAAACCATGATAAGGCTTGCTATGGCATCTGTTTGTAATTGCACCATCGTGCCTCTGCAAGATTGGCTTGGCATGGATGAGCGAAGCAGGATGAATACACCGGCCGGCGAAAGCGGCAATAACTGGCGCTGGCAATTAATGGAGGATGAGCTGACAAACATCCCCTTGGGTAAAATGCGAAAGCTCGCTGTTTTTTTTGATCGTATTTAA